In Oncorhynchus gorbuscha isolate QuinsamMale2020 ecotype Even-year linkage group LG02, OgorEven_v1.0, whole genome shotgun sequence, a single genomic region encodes these proteins:
- the LOC123998221 gene encoding prostaglandin E2 receptor EP4 subtype-like — MNDTSNFTTHTVPYKSAAAMALPAFMFAVGVIGNIIAIAALSGSKQGRKSSAFFALVCGLAITDLLGTCLASPITIATYIDKNVLHDRHLCEFHSFLLLFFGVAGLSIICAMSAERYLAICCPYTYQRWGIGPHFARKCLFCIYLSNIVFCCLPVMGMTESMSQPSKTWCFINWMAHEPWSAAYSFLYASVSFLLILMTIVLNFAVCGTLLIMRRRKIQRPVTRGSTRAHWTALCSGVEAQMMTVLVVTSMVVLGCSAPLVVRVFANQISREDDSHADLKAVRIAAVNAILDPWIYILLRRTLFSKIRRLSKRVYSDRKGK, encoded by the exons ATGAACGATACAAGTAATTTCACGACACACACTGTGCCTTACAAGTCAGCTGCAGCCATGGCTTTACCTGCATTTATGTTTGCAGTTGGTGTCATTGGAAATATAATAGCAATAGCCGCTCTATCTGGATCTAAGCAAGGGCGCAAGTCATCCGCGTTCTTCGCCTTAGTTTGCGGTTTGGCTATCACCGATCTTCTTGGGACTTGTCTGGCCAGCCCAATCACTATAGCGACTTACATCGATAAAAATGTACTCCACGACCGCCATCTTTGTGAATTCCACTCATTTTTGTTGCTGTTCTTCGGAGTGGCAGGACTAAGTATTATATGCGCAATGTCTGCTGAGCGCTACCTCGCAATATGCTGCCCTTACACATACCAAAGATGGGGAATTGGCCCACATTTTGCGCGCAAGTGCTTGTTTTGCATTTATCTCAGCAACATTGTATTTTGTTGTCTTCCAGTGATGGGTATGACTGAAAGCATGAGCCAGCCCTCCAAAACTTGGTGCTTCATCAACTGGATGGCTCATGAGCCGTGGTCTGCAGCCTATTCGTTTTTATATGCAAGTGTGAGTTTTCTACTCATATTGATGACGATAGTCCTCAACTTTGCAGTTTGTGGCACTCTATTGATAATGCGTCGCAGGAAAATCCAACGTCCAGTTACTAGAGGGAGCACACGGGCGCATTGGACAGCGCTTTGCTCCGGAGTGGAAGCCCAAATGATGACGGTGCTCGTGGTGACCTCGATGGTTGTTTTAGGTTGCTCAGCGCCGCTGGTG GTACGCGTATTTGCTAACCAGATATCACGGGAAGACGATTCCCATGCAGATTTGAAGGCTGTACGGATTGCCGCCGTCAACGCCATCCTTGACCCTTGGATCTACATTTTGCTGAGAAGGACTCTGTTCAGTAAAATTCGGAGATTATCTAAACGAGTTTACAGTGATCGAAAAGGCAAATAA